In one Sphingomonas sp. AP4-R1 genomic region, the following are encoded:
- a CDS encoding DUF6152 family protein, with translation MRFPKSRIIWALSMTGALAGAASAHHSFSAEFDAAKPITVNGVITKARLVNPHSWVYLDVKNKDGSVTNWGFEFSTPAGLREKGLGKEDLLPGTAIRIDGYRAKNGGPFGYSRLATLAGGRAIQTGGAMDAPAPAAAR, from the coding sequence ATGCGTTTTCCCAAGTCCCGCATCATCTGGGCGCTCAGTATGACCGGAGCGCTGGCGGGTGCCGCATCCGCCCATCATTCTTTCTCGGCCGAATTCGACGCCGCCAAGCCGATCACCGTGAACGGCGTGATCACGAAGGCGCGCCTCGTGAACCCGCACAGCTGGGTGTATCTCGACGTCAAGAACAAGGATGGTTCGGTTACCAACTGGGGCTTCGAGTTCAGCACGCCCGCCGGCTTGCGCGAAAAGGGGCTCGGCAAGGAGGATCTACTGCCTGGAACCGCGATCCGCATCGACGGCTATCGCGCCAAGAATGGTGGTCCCTTCGGTTATTCCCGCCTGGCGACCCTCGCGGGCGGACGCGCCATCCAGACCGGCGGCGCCATGGATGCGCCCGCTCCGGCGGCAGCACGATGA
- a CDS encoding DUF6644 family protein, with translation MTDFFAWLESTPPAAAIAESAWLFPTLETLHVLGLSFVVGSIAAFDLRILGIAWPARRLETLAHDILPWTWAGFGIAVLTGVLLFSNAATDYVQNPAFLAKMALMALAGLNVLLFHFHPHQRLFAAEGHVSPLLRGSAAISLASWTAIVVLGRWIGFV, from the coding sequence ATGACCGACTTTTTCGCGTGGCTGGAAAGCACGCCCCCTGCCGCCGCGATCGCCGAATCCGCGTGGTTGTTTCCCACGCTGGAAACTCTTCACGTGCTGGGGCTCTCGTTCGTCGTGGGATCGATCGCCGCGTTCGATCTGCGGATCCTCGGCATCGCGTGGCCTGCGCGTCGGTTGGAAACGCTCGCCCACGACATCCTGCCCTGGACGTGGGCCGGGTTCGGGATCGCAGTTCTGACGGGGGTTCTGCTCTTCAGCAACGCGGCAACCGACTATGTCCAGAATCCTGCGTTTCTCGCCAAGATGGCCTTGATGGCGCTCGCGGGCCTCAACGTCCTACTCTTCCACTTTCATCCCCATCAACGCCTCTTTGCGGCTGAAGGCCACGTCTCGCCCCTGCTTCGCGGTAGCGCTGCGATTTCGCTCGCTTCATGGACGGCGATCGTGGTGCTGGGCCGTTGGATCGGCTTCGTCTGA
- a CDS encoding rhodanese-like domain-containing protein, whose product MLDYPKRFPTPLLARIVRSATLAAALTFGVAASAQAPQTPPLTAAEAAIKVLDRAQVDALLAKPDKVLVLDVRRPEELSSIGSFPVFLNIQNADLERSLGYIPRDRQIITVSNHAHRAIRAAALLTGKGFRVAGAAGVQDYEAQGGTLSGKKVAGQPAPAPAGNGAHAN is encoded by the coding sequence ATGCTGGATTATCCGAAGCGCTTCCCCACGCCCCTCCTCGCGCGCATCGTTCGCTCCGCGACGCTCGCCGCAGCACTGACTTTTGGTGTGGCCGCATCTGCTCAGGCGCCGCAAACGCCGCCGCTCACGGCAGCCGAGGCGGCGATCAAGGTCCTCGACCGGGCACAGGTCGATGCCCTTCTGGCGAAGCCGGATAAGGTACTAGTCCTCGACGTTCGTCGCCCGGAAGAGTTGAGCAGCATCGGTAGCTTTCCGGTCTTCCTCAATATCCAGAATGCGGATCTGGAGCGGAGCCTTGGCTACATCCCGCGTGATCGCCAGATCATCACCGTATCGAACCACGCCCATCGCGCGATCCGCGCCGCCGCCTTGCTGACAGGCAAGGGATTCCGCGTGGCAGGCGCGGCGGGCGTGCAAGATTACGAAGCGCAGGGTGGCACGTTGAGCGGCAAGAAAGTCGCCGGTCAGCCGGCCCCTGCCCCGGCTGGAAACGGCGCGCACGCAAACTGA
- a CDS encoding LysR substrate-binding domain-containing protein → MTLAQLRYLLAIVDAGLNITVAAERVNATQPGLSKQLRQLEEQLELRLFVRRSRNLERLTPAGEEIVRRARIIAGEADDIRKFALSQRTAQDGSLHIETTHIQALFVLPDALTSLRAQFPTLDVTLGFAADVDDASERFRSVDLRMFSTDGSRPTGEITIPLYHWNPVAIVKTDHPIARQSVPITLEMLAAFPLITYDHSKTAPLSMARTFVEAGLSPRFAFTVREANLIKASVRSGTGIGLLAEMAVDAEADRDLHVIPLAGLLPRCTTWAVLRRDCVLRDCLVHLLSSLSGLTPLVIRRLIAGDVEPDAVFANVRTWSDATALPRAKSWEGARPIHLVPTQDLAGAPRSAISTPTRQYA, encoded by the coding sequence GTGACGCTTGCCCAATTACGCTATTTGCTGGCCATCGTTGATGCCGGGCTCAACATCACCGTCGCAGCAGAGCGGGTCAACGCCACACAGCCGGGGTTATCCAAACAACTGAGGCAGCTTGAAGAACAGCTAGAACTAAGGCTGTTTGTGCGCCGAAGCCGTAATCTGGAAAGGTTGACACCGGCAGGGGAAGAGATTGTCCGGCGGGCACGCATCATTGCCGGTGAAGCGGACGACATCCGCAAGTTCGCGCTGAGTCAGCGTACCGCGCAGGATGGCTCGCTGCACATTGAGACCACCCATATTCAGGCGCTTTTCGTGCTGCCCGACGCACTGACCTCGCTCAGAGCGCAGTTTCCAACGCTAGATGTCACGCTGGGGTTCGCGGCCGATGTCGACGATGCATCGGAACGTTTCCGTTCTGTGGATCTGCGGATGTTCAGTACCGACGGCTCGCGCCCAACGGGCGAAATCACGATCCCCCTCTATCATTGGAATCCAGTCGCGATCGTGAAGACAGATCACCCGATCGCGCGGCAGTCCGTGCCGATAACGCTGGAGATGCTCGCGGCATTTCCGCTGATCACATACGACCATTCGAAGACCGCCCCTCTTTCCATGGCGCGCACGTTCGTCGAAGCGGGGCTCTCGCCGCGCTTCGCCTTCACCGTGCGCGAGGCCAACCTTATCAAGGCGTCGGTCCGAAGTGGCACCGGTATCGGTCTGTTGGCGGAAATGGCGGTGGACGCCGAGGCGGATCGCGATCTGCACGTGATCCCGCTCGCCGGGCTTCTTCCCCGGTGCACGACATGGGCCGTGCTGCGCCGCGATTGCGTATTACGCGATTGCCTCGTCCATCTGTTGAGTTCGCTATCCGGACTGACGCCGCTCGTGATCCGCCGTCTTATCGCGGGAGACGTGGAGCCGGATGCGGTCTTCGCCAACGTCCGCACCTGGTCGGATGCGACGGCATTGCCGCGAGCGAAATCGTGGGAAGGCGCCCGGCCGATCCATCTCGTACCAACGCAAGACCTCGCCGGCGCGCCTCGCAGCGCAATCTCCACTCCCACGCGTCAATATGCCTGA
- a CDS encoding SRPBCC domain-containing protein has protein sequence MSIEPHFVERKKNTALAFLDLPVSDHMMTSRTHAASRTLIAPPRAIFRAFLDPEVIPKWRVPAQMDARILSFEGRIGGGYRMELIYRYPAKADPKSTGDSDIVEARFVELVPDEKIVEELVFEGADPRFMGKMTLTTTLKAVANGTKVSFQAEQVPSGISEADHVAGMEFALKNLAFLLE, from the coding sequence GTGTCGATCGAACCCCACTTTGTTGAGAGGAAGAAAAATACGGCATTGGCGTTCTTGGACCTTCCGGTTAGCGACCATATGATGACATCCCGGACCCATGCTGCGTCGCGAACCCTCATTGCACCGCCCCGCGCCATATTTCGGGCTTTCCTGGATCCGGAAGTCATTCCGAAGTGGCGGGTGCCGGCGCAGATGGATGCCAGGATCCTCTCGTTCGAAGGTCGCATCGGTGGTGGGTATCGCATGGAGCTCATCTACCGGTATCCGGCAAAAGCAGATCCCAAATCGACTGGCGACAGCGACATCGTCGAGGCCAGGTTTGTCGAACTGGTCCCTGACGAAAAGATCGTCGAGGAGTTGGTATTTGAAGGCGCTGATCCGCGTTTCATGGGCAAAATGACGCTCACCACGACGCTGAAGGCTGTGGCCAACGGCACGAAAGTGAGCTTTCAGGCCGAGCAGGTGCCATCCGGCATCAGTGAAGCCGATCATGTCGCCGGCATGGAATTCGCGTTGAAAAATCTCGCATTCCTACTGGAATAA
- a CDS encoding HU family DNA-binding protein translates to MNKQELIKEIAHDTGIDRNEAKRILETCLHKIADSLRQGEEVRFVGFGSFSVATRKPSAGRNPRSGEPIEIGAVARPRFRPGKLLKHMVTRDGSTA, encoded by the coding sequence ATGAACAAGCAAGAGCTGATCAAAGAGATCGCGCACGACACGGGTATTGATCGGAACGAGGCTAAACGGATTCTTGAAACCTGCCTTCACAAGATTGCTGACTCTCTCCGACAGGGCGAGGAGGTGAGGTTCGTTGGATTTGGCAGTTTCTCCGTCGCAACGCGGAAACCCTCAGCCGGTCGCAACCCGCGGTCAGGTGAACCGATCGAGATCGGCGCCGTGGCTAGGCCAAGGTTCCGGCCGGGGAAGCTGCTAAAGCATATGGTGACACGAGACGGTTCGACCGCCTAG
- a CDS encoding integrase arm-type DNA-binding domain-containing protein gives MALKELEARYATKRSKDYKLADGGGLYLLVRPTGSKLWRMKYRFADREKLLSFGRYPDLSLADARLKRAEAKLALAAGRDPGAKETAPAGKTFEETATAWHQNRVEALDEAHANRIMARLKRDAFPALGAMSLRQIKPADVLAMIRSVEARGALDVSRRLKQHVSQVYRFAIPQGWADSDPAAYLSDLLKPKPRVRHMPRVGIDELPALVRAIDGYDGEENPKRRAITRAALLFTRLTWARTSETRLATWAEIKRLDGPEPIWRMPPDRMKMEREHIVPLSTQAVDLLKTLRAHSRSAFLFPGERPDKPLSQNTMIYRFYRMGYRGRQTVHGFRGLASTWANEAECYRPDWIEMALAHADEDEIRSAYNSALYLSPRRRMLQDWADSINRMVQGGKAASSSSEMAHLMAR, from the coding sequence ATGGCCCTCAAGGAACTGGAAGCCCGCTACGCCACCAAGCGTTCGAAGGACTACAAGCTCGCCGATGGGGGCGGGCTCTACCTGCTCGTCCGGCCCACCGGCTCCAAGCTGTGGCGGATGAAGTATCGCTTCGCCGACCGGGAGAAGCTTCTGTCGTTTGGCCGCTATCCGGATCTGAGCCTCGCTGACGCTCGGCTGAAGCGGGCCGAAGCCAAGCTCGCCTTGGCGGCCGGGCGTGATCCTGGCGCCAAGGAGACAGCGCCTGCGGGGAAGACGTTTGAGGAAACTGCCACGGCGTGGCACCAGAACCGCGTCGAGGCGCTCGACGAGGCCCATGCCAACCGGATCATGGCGCGGCTCAAGCGCGATGCCTTCCCGGCGCTGGGAGCGATGTCGCTTCGCCAGATCAAGCCGGCTGATGTGCTCGCGATGATCCGGAGCGTGGAGGCGAGGGGGGCGCTCGACGTCAGTCGGCGGCTCAAGCAGCATGTCAGCCAGGTCTATCGCTTCGCGATTCCGCAAGGCTGGGCCGATAGCGACCCGGCTGCCTATCTATCGGATCTGCTCAAGCCCAAGCCCCGCGTGCGCCATATGCCGCGTGTCGGGATCGACGAGCTCCCCGCGCTCGTGCGCGCGATTGATGGCTATGACGGCGAGGAGAATCCAAAGCGGCGCGCGATTACGCGGGCCGCCCTATTGTTCACTCGGCTGACCTGGGCGCGGACCAGTGAGACGCGGCTCGCCACATGGGCCGAGATCAAGCGGCTCGACGGCCCGGAGCCGATCTGGAGGATGCCGCCTGACCGCATGAAGATGGAGCGCGAGCATATCGTGCCCCTCTCCACCCAGGCGGTCGACCTGCTGAAGACGCTGCGCGCGCATAGCCGCAGCGCCTTCCTCTTCCCCGGCGAAAGGCCCGACAAGCCGCTCTCGCAGAATACCATGATCTATCGTTTCTACCGGATGGGGTATCGCGGGCGGCAGACCGTCCACGGCTTTCGGGGGCTCGCCTCCACCTGGGCCAACGAGGCGGAGTGCTACCGGCCGGACTGGATCGAGATGGCGCTTGCTCATGCCGACGAGGACGAGATCCGCAGCGCCTATAACTCCGCTCTCTATCTCTCACCCCGCAGGCGCATGCTTCAGGATTGGGCCGACTCCATCAATCGCATGGTTCAGGGTGGCAAAGCAGCTTCGAGCTCATCGGAAATGGCGCATTTAATGGCGCGTTAG
- the pyk gene encoding pyruvate kinase, translated as MSRRILRSRQVRVLATLGPASATPDTIGRLFEAGADAFRLNMSHGDQAAKVDLIGAIRDLERRFGRPTTILADLQGPKLRVGRFAEGLALLETGAIFRLDRDPAPGDAIRVHVPHREIFEGIQIGARLLLDDGKIMLRVLAHDADHMVTRVEVGGALSNNKGLNVPDVVLPMAALTDKDRLDLAFACDVGVDWIALSFVQRPEDLAEARKLIAGRAALLAKIEKPAAIDRLEEIVEACDAVMVARGDLGVELPPESVPPLQKRIVETARRMGRPVVVATQMLESMIKSPSPTRAEVSDVATAIYDGADVIMLSAESAAGDWPVESVAMMDAIGRSVELDPYHGDRVHFTSLRPDPTTADALAEAAKTIAATVGAKAILCFTASGLTARRVARERPGAPILVLTPDIDVARRLGILWGSHAVHTLDVNSFEEMSTRAAAVALKSGIAVAGDRVVLVAGVPFRMPGSTNMIHVLRLPVA; from the coding sequence ATCAGTCGCCGCATCCTCCGGTCGCGCCAGGTGCGGGTGCTGGCAACGCTCGGGCCCGCAAGCGCCACGCCTGATACGATCGGCCGCCTGTTCGAGGCCGGGGCGGACGCCTTCCGTCTCAACATGAGCCATGGCGATCAGGCGGCGAAGGTCGACCTGATCGGCGCGATCCGCGATTTGGAGAGGCGCTTTGGGCGGCCGACGACGATCCTCGCCGATCTACAGGGTCCCAAACTGCGTGTCGGACGCTTCGCCGAGGGGCTGGCACTGCTGGAGACCGGCGCGATCTTCCGGCTTGATCGAGACCCGGCGCCCGGCGACGCGATCCGCGTGCACGTCCCGCATCGCGAGATCTTCGAGGGGATACAGATCGGCGCGCGGCTGCTGCTGGACGATGGCAAGATCATGCTGCGGGTGCTCGCGCACGACGCTGATCACATGGTCACGCGCGTGGAGGTCGGTGGGGCGCTTAGCAACAACAAGGGGCTGAACGTGCCCGACGTGGTGCTGCCGATGGCGGCGCTGACGGACAAGGATCGGTTGGATCTCGCTTTTGCGTGCGATGTAGGAGTGGACTGGATCGCCCTATCGTTCGTCCAGCGGCCGGAGGATCTCGCCGAGGCGCGCAAGCTGATCGCCGGGCGCGCGGCGTTGCTGGCGAAGATCGAGAAGCCTGCCGCGATCGATCGCCTCGAGGAAATCGTCGAGGCGTGCGATGCCGTGATGGTGGCGCGGGGTGACCTGGGTGTCGAGCTGCCGCCGGAATCGGTGCCGCCGCTTCAGAAGAGGATCGTCGAGACGGCGCGGCGCATGGGGCGGCCGGTGGTGGTCGCGACACAGATGCTGGAATCGATGATCAAATCGCCTTCGCCGACGCGAGCCGAGGTGTCGGACGTGGCGACCGCCATCTATGACGGTGCAGACGTGATCATGCTCTCGGCGGAAAGCGCGGCGGGAGACTGGCCCGTGGAATCGGTCGCGATGATGGACGCGATCGGCCGATCCGTGGAGCTCGATCCATATCACGGGGATAGGGTCCACTTCACCTCCCTGCGGCCCGATCCCACGACGGCGGACGCCTTGGCCGAGGCGGCGAAGACGATCGCCGCGACCGTGGGCGCGAAGGCGATCCTGTGCTTCACGGCCTCGGGCCTGACCGCACGGCGCGTGGCGCGCGAGCGGCCGGGTGCGCCGATCCTCGTCCTGACACCAGATATCGATGTCGCGCGGAGGCTCGGCATCCTGTGGGGATCCCACGCCGTACATACGCTAGACGTGAATTCCTTCGAGGAGATGTCTACCCGCGCGGCGGCGGTTGCGCTGAAAAGCGGGATCGCTGTGGCGGGAGATCGGGTGGTTCTGGTGGCGGGTGTTCCGTTCCGGATGCCGGGATCCACAAACATGATCCATGTGCTGCGTCTCCCGGTAGCTTAA
- a CDS encoding cyclase family protein translates to MSDSEMGRRALLSGAMLATAAAVIAESSGAAVIGGGTASATLAGRTLRFLDLTHALTTAFNWMPARPRIAMDPIIGSGLAVGMNLNRLMLVEHTGTHIDVPRHFASDGKSVGEIPLSDLIVPLVMIDLRARSKVDPDAGLTPDDILAWEKAHGPLPKGGCIAINSGYDPLARMQEVAKGSGRGSPGFSPEACKFLIAQREVKGIAVDAMSIDQGTNGPAYPVHQEWLRSGRWGIEGLTNLDAVPASGALLIVGAAPIAEATGVPIRAIAMFAGS, encoded by the coding sequence ATGTCTGACAGCGAAATGGGACGCCGAGCCTTGCTTTCTGGGGCCATGCTGGCGACGGCCGCCGCGGTGATCGCGGAGTCATCCGGCGCGGCAGTTATCGGGGGCGGCACCGCGAGCGCGACGCTGGCGGGCCGTACGCTCCGCTTTCTTGACCTGACACACGCGCTGACGACCGCTTTCAATTGGATGCCCGCCCGGCCTCGCATCGCGATGGACCCGATCATCGGATCGGGTCTCGCAGTGGGTATGAACCTCAACCGGCTGATGCTCGTCGAGCATACGGGCACGCATATCGATGTGCCGCGCCACTTCGCCAGCGACGGCAAGAGCGTCGGCGAGATCCCGCTGAGCGACCTGATCGTGCCGCTGGTGATGATCGACCTTCGCGCGCGCTCCAAGGTTGATCCCGATGCGGGGCTGACGCCCGACGACATCCTCGCCTGGGAAAAGGCGCACGGGCCGCTGCCCAAGGGCGGCTGCATCGCGATCAACAGCGGCTACGATCCGCTCGCGCGGATGCAGGAGGTGGCGAAGGGCAGCGGGCGCGGCAGCCCAGGCTTTTCGCCCGAGGCGTGCAAATTCCTGATCGCGCAGCGCGAGGTGAAGGGCATAGCGGTGGATGCCATGTCGATCGACCAGGGGACCAACGGGCCGGCTTACCCCGTCCATCAGGAATGGCTGCGGAGCGGGCGCTGGGGCATCGAGGGGCTGACCAATCTGGACGCGGTGCCGGCAAGCGGCGCGCTTCTGATCGTGGGCGCAGCGCCGATCGCGGAGGCGACAGGCGTGCCGATCCGCGCGATCGCGATGTTCGCAGGGAGCTAA
- a CDS encoding TonB-dependent siderophore receptor, which yields MNRITLSALCLGSASMLALSAPALAQQAETPPAVGSSTATPAESEAPTPAAAEDIVVTGSRIVRSGYNAPTPVTVVSTDQLTKTAPSNVPDALNQLPQFQGSISAAAQADTGASRVRSGNYLDIRALGPQRVLILEDGKRLPPTSSNGATDANLIPQMLVDRVEVVTGGASAAYGSDAVSGVVNFIMNKKFTGLKLNVQGGLSTYGDNGSYKAGAAGGISLMDDRLHVIGSAEFYHANGVTDRSSRFTSSGQNTESAFTIAGLGTAAAPYYYIGGIHNNAQAYGGYIVDGPLAGLQFLPNGQTAPFTKGTTLAGRPGYGVGGDGIVNPSVSRTGVPTLETVQLFGRAQYELADDLTAFAEVSYNTGANADKNGTPGTIGQGAMVFRDNAYLTDGVRAALGSTQSFVVGRPFAEWSLNDQSQKSRNTVINAGLEGKIAGFHWNAYYTHGKSSFRTKSLGIDNQRFYAAVDAVRNGAGQIVCRVTVTNPTLYPGCVPLNIIGVGSSSVEAQNWVRRYSTWNADNKMDLGALSISGEPFSLWAGPVGVAFGVEYRRQTLNQTSNSNPATAVDFTGLRGVTSTNQFQSVNVGFAKGSYNVKEVFGEVDVPLAKDSAIGSLDLNGAVRLTDYSTSGSVTTWKVGTTYQPIPDIRLRATLSRDIRAPSLFELFAGRQQTTSPLTDLHTGLSQTVNVISSGNRDLQPEVATTYTIGAVLSPSFLRGFNFSVDYYNIKIKDAISQPFTYIQLADFCEQSNGTSPLCAQVIRPFGFDNRTAANFPTEIRLQNLNLARTQTSGLDLEGSYRGEVAGGAFMARLLATRLISYRQQNSTVLPERQYAGNADFIQGFYPLPMPKWRGTMNVSYALHGVSVGVQERYVGAFHISDIFQYVNNKVKSTYYTDLNLSVDIGGTQPKGMQVYVTVNNVFNQKGRLFLISPVPGLNIPTARSIYDIIGTYLTAGVKVGF from the coding sequence ATGAACCGGATTACCCTCTCGGCGCTTTGCCTCGGCAGCGCATCGATGCTGGCGCTGAGCGCGCCGGCTTTGGCTCAGCAGGCGGAAACGCCGCCGGCTGTGGGGTCCTCAACCGCGACGCCGGCCGAGAGCGAGGCACCCACGCCCGCCGCCGCCGAGGATATCGTCGTCACCGGATCGCGCATCGTCCGATCCGGCTACAATGCGCCCACACCGGTTACGGTCGTCTCGACCGACCAGCTGACCAAGACCGCGCCCAGCAACGTGCCCGACGCGTTGAACCAGTTGCCGCAGTTCCAGGGATCGATCAGCGCCGCCGCGCAGGCCGATACGGGCGCTTCGCGGGTGCGATCGGGCAATTATCTCGATATCCGCGCGCTGGGGCCGCAGCGCGTGCTGATCCTGGAGGACGGCAAGCGCCTGCCACCGACGAGCAGCAACGGCGCGACCGACGCCAATCTGATACCGCAGATGCTGGTGGATCGTGTCGAGGTCGTCACCGGCGGCGCGTCCGCGGCCTACGGATCGGATGCGGTGTCGGGCGTCGTCAATTTCATCATGAACAAGAAGTTCACCGGCCTGAAGCTGAACGTGCAGGGTGGCCTTTCCACCTACGGCGACAACGGATCGTATAAGGCGGGCGCGGCCGGCGGGATCAGCCTGATGGACGATCGGCTGCACGTGATCGGGAGCGCCGAATTCTATCACGCGAACGGCGTGACCGATCGCTCGTCGCGCTTCACCTCGTCGGGCCAGAATACGGAATCAGCCTTCACGATCGCGGGTCTGGGGACGGCTGCGGCGCCCTATTATTATATCGGCGGCATCCACAACAATGCGCAGGCCTATGGCGGTTATATCGTCGACGGGCCGCTTGCAGGACTTCAATTCCTGCCCAACGGCCAGACCGCGCCCTTCACCAAGGGCACGACGCTCGCCGGGCGGCCGGGCTACGGCGTGGGCGGCGACGGCATCGTGAATCCGTCGGTCAGCCGCACCGGCGTGCCGACGCTGGAGACGGTCCAGCTCTTCGGCCGCGCGCAATATGAGCTGGCCGATGATCTGACCGCGTTCGCCGAGGTCAGCTACAATACCGGCGCGAATGCGGACAAGAACGGCACACCCGGCACGATCGGGCAGGGCGCGATGGTGTTCCGCGACAATGCCTATCTGACGGACGGCGTGCGTGCGGCGCTGGGCTCGACGCAGAGCTTCGTCGTCGGGCGGCCCTTCGCTGAATGGTCGCTCAACGACCAGAGCCAGAAAAGTCGCAACACGGTGATCAATGCCGGGCTGGAAGGTAAGATCGCTGGCTTCCACTGGAATGCTTACTATACGCACGGCAAGTCGTCGTTCCGCACCAAGTCGCTTGGGATCGACAACCAGCGTTTCTATGCGGCGGTGGATGCGGTGCGGAACGGGGCCGGGCAGATCGTCTGCCGCGTGACGGTCACCAACCCCACGCTGTATCCGGGCTGCGTGCCGCTCAACATCATCGGCGTTGGCAGTTCGTCGGTCGAAGCGCAGAACTGGGTGCGGCGCTATTCGACGTGGAACGCGGACAACAAGATGGACCTCGGCGCGCTCTCGATCTCGGGCGAGCCCTTCTCGCTGTGGGCGGGGCCGGTCGGCGTGGCGTTCGGTGTCGAATATCGCCGCCAGACGCTGAACCAGACCAGCAACAGCAATCCGGCGACCGCGGTGGACTTCACCGGCCTGCGCGGCGTGACGAGTACCAACCAGTTCCAGTCGGTGAATGTCGGCTTCGCCAAGGGCTCGTACAACGTGAAGGAAGTGTTCGGCGAGGTCGACGTGCCGCTCGCCAAGGATTCGGCGATCGGATCGCTCGACCTGAACGGCGCGGTGCGCCTGACCGACTACAGCACGTCGGGCTCGGTCACGACCTGGAAGGTCGGCACAACCTATCAGCCGATCCCGGACATCCGCCTGCGCGCCACGCTCTCGCGCGACATCCGCGCGCCTTCGCTGTTCGAACTGTTCGCGGGCCGCCAGCAGACGACCAGCCCGCTCACCGATCTCCACACCGGGCTCAGCCAGACGGTCAACGTGATCTCGTCGGGCAATCGCGATCTGCAGCCGGAGGTGGCGACGACCTATACGATCGGCGCGGTGCTCAGCCCGAGCTTCCTGCGCGGGTTCAATTTCTCGGTCGATTACTACAATATCAAGATCAAGGACGCGATCTCGCAGCCCTTCACCTACATCCAGCTCGCCGATTTCTGCGAGCAGAGCAACGGCACGAGCCCGCTCTGCGCGCAGGTGATCCGGCCGTTCGGCTTCGACAACCGCACGGCGGCGAACTTCCCGACCGAAATCCGGCTCCAGAATCTCAACCTCGCCCGGACGCAGACGAGCGGGCTGGATCTGGAAGGCAGCTATCGCGGCGAGGTTGCCGGCGGGGCGTTCATGGCGCGCCTGCTCGCGACGCGGCTGATCAGCTATCGCCAGCAGAATTCTACCGTGCTGCCCGAGCGGCAATATGCGGGCAATGCCGATTTTATCCAGGGCTTCTATCCGCTGCCCATGCCCAAATGGCGCGGCACGATGAACGTGAGCTATGCGCTGCACGGCGTCTCGGTGGGCGTGCAGGAACGCTATGTTGGTGCATTCCACATCTCGGACATCTTCCAATATGTGAACAACAAGGTGAAATCGACCTATTATACTGATCTCAACCTTTCGGTGGACATCGGCGGGACGCAGCCGAAGGGCATGCAGGTGTATGTGACGGTGAACAACGTATTCAACCAGAAAGGGCGGCTGTTCCTAATCAGCCCGGTGCCGGGCCTCAACATCCCGACCGCGCGTAGCATCTACGACATTATCGGCACCTATTTAACGGCTGGCGTGAAGGTCGGTTTCTGA